The stretch of DNA GGAGAGACTTGATGTTCTCTGCAATTAGGTGGGACAAGTTTTCAGCAACAATTAGTTGGAAAATATCGCCGAAGAACTAAAATCGTGCATCCCTAGATTTGAGAAGAATTATTCTAATGTCTGAAACCCTCAAGATTTCAACACACACCGTTATATCTAAAACGTGTGAGTTAGATGTGATGAACATGAGCAGGGAAAACAAATATCACGCAAATAATCAACATGTAAGGCAACCAGATCTTGGCAAAAACTGGATATTAATGTCACAAACATCCAGATTATAAAAGCTTAAAACAAAGTAATACAAATGGGACCAATGTAGTGTATTAACCTCAAATTAGAGTATATCAAAAACGATAAAGTACTAAATGTTCTACACAGTTGCTGTATAGTGATACAAAAATACAACCAAACCTTTTGGCAGCTTGGTAATagacacacaataataatacatatgtCAATATAACCAACATTTATCAACAAgattctcaaaataaaaatatgttttcatattgAAATGAGAGGTTTACACAGTTCCTAACCATCTAACATCAGGAAGGTGGTCACTGCTGCAGGCTATCAGGGGCCTTCTACAATAAAGGCTACTGGCTAAAGAAAGAATACGATACACTCGGTGCCCATTGGCATTGTGGGGATTCTACCATGTTGGAGGGACTGGATGCAAAGATTTGCTGGTAGtttcttcttttcaaaatgaCTGAAAACAGTATAGGATGGCTGATTTGAAGAAGAGACGAGTAAGAATCCCTCTGGAAATGTCTGGTGACCGAGGCTACTTTTGctcagtgcattgtgggaaatgtccCGGATGCGGTGGCCCAAACTATTTTCAGCCATTGCTTTCACCATTTTCACAAATATTGGGAAAGCGTGTTTGGGCGCCGCAGCCATCAAATGAGCTTCACATTGACTGAATGATCGCACGTCTACATCAGAGCACTCTATAGATAACCTGCGATGATTCCACAAACATAGTACATATTTTAGTGTGTTGCATAAGTCTATATACAATCTAACcatataaaaacattaatatcAGCCTTTTTTGTCTGCGCAAAAGCTACAGTACAAACGTCCTCAGTTCCACTCATTTGTTTATTCATGCTGCAGTACACCAGTAGCTTGGTCTGGTGGACTTGATTCTGAATAGTTCAGGAGCCTTTGTTAAAAATAAGAGTTAAAAGAACGGAGCAGTTTGTAATTGTGGTCAAGATCTGTTTGGCTACTGAGACCGAGGTTCACAACAATTTACATCCGCGGACTATTAAAACCCCATAAAGTGTGAGATTAAATTTAAACACGGGCATCCCTCTTAACATCTCACTGATCACTTAGTTCTTTTCTTTAGTTTATTTGGAAGTCCATTACATATATTTACAGGGACAGATAGACGGGACCGTCCCACTCCATGTTTGGAGTATTGTGAGTCTCTGGCTCCGGTATTACACTTTGTTTGGAGGCGACAACAAGACCTCTTCTTTTCAGTGACTGAATCGTGTTATGTACAAAATATTTCACCTCCCGCCACGTTCTGGTGTTCAGGACGGGCTCGGCGGCTAAACATGCATCACAATCCTTTTTGCCCGGCACTTTGACCAGTTTACAGAAGTCTCCGAGCTGACGCCTCACGGCCGCCTGTTCCTCCTTGCTCCACAACCGCTTGTTTCTCTTCTGAGGCTTGATGGCTGGACCGACTTGCTTTCCCTCCGCGGACATGCTTTCTTGTGCAAGTGGTGTTCTGTCGGGCACACCGGGTCTATGGATTGTTGGAACAACCTGTGCGGTTCTAGGAGGCAGGCCTGTTGGGTAAACCGGTGCGCTCGAATGGTTCAGAGGCGTGAATGAAGAAACGATTGGCCCACTCCTGTCGTTAAGTGGCGAGTACGGCGGGATAATGGGGGCGCTTGTACTCAACGTTGTAAAAGTAGGAACCATTGAGGTGCTTGGCGCGGTAAAGGTGGTAAAATTAGGAATCAAGGGTGTACCCATAGTGTCCTGCGGTGCATACACAGAAGATGGCTGCATACTTGTGGTATTCTGTGAATAAGAAGACAATTGCATGATCATGTTGTCTGATGTGTACGGAGGAGGCATTAGTGCATTTGTAGTGTTGTGTGGAGTAAATGTAGGAACCACTTGAGTGTCAGTAGCATTCAATGGCGTGAAAGTAGAAATTAACGGTTGACTCGCGTGGATCATGTCTGCACTAGTGGAACACAAGGTTGCATACGTTGAAGTCAACTCTTGGACGTAGTTGGTTGGAGCCAATGTCATACAACAATTTGGACTTTCTCTCAGGTGATCTGGATTCACGGTTGTCAAACTGCAGACAACCGACGAGTCTTCCAAATCCTTCTCCATGGATTGGACTCCAGCTTCCGGACTCTCGTTAACATTCCCTTCAGACTTGTGCTGGTTATTTCTCCTCCGCATTGTTTGCAGGGTGTTGTGTACGTAGTTTTTGACATCTGTCCAAGATCTTCCACCAAGATCTGGTTCAGCGGCTATGCAAGAATTGCACTCCTTTTTGCCTGGAACCTTCATTTCTGTGAAAAATTCACTCAAGTAACGCTTCACGGCAGCCTGCTCGCTCTCATTCCAAGGTCTTCTCTTTAAAGCAGGCTTCTGAACAGCTCCTACAAAAAGAGAAGAGCGTAGAGAAACATGATTATGTAAGAGCAGTCTCTTAAAAGATAAAACCATGTTAAGTCCAGACAGTGACAGTTCATTCCTGAGCAAGCTTTTGTTTcctcagcttctgtttccaaGATGGTTTGACATTGTTGTTTGTTCTAGACTTGTTTCaaaaaggtcaagaatgaaGGGTCAAGTCATGAACATCTACTGCTCCATGAAAACTGAGAACATGTAATCTGTTGATAAATTGCAAAACAAGCATGTTGGTGAACTTACGTTGTGTCTGAATTTGTGCTCTTTTGTACCATTGAGTGCAAACTGCAGTGCACGATGAGTACCCGGATGGTGTACTCATAACTAGGACTGGGTACTAGTATCAACACTTCTCCAGACAAACATGAACTATAATTGATCATTTATGTGCCCGGAACTAGAATACAAAAAGCTATTTGTTTGGTTTTGCTCACAATTAATCACCGCAAGCATTCTTTGATTTAATGCAACTTGTGCAGCAGCTACGACCCGTACAGCCGAGGTTGCCTGCCTGCACACGGCTCTGAACACGGAGATGTCTGAGCCAACGGTGCAATCAACAGCGCTGAGAGAGCCAACAGTTGCAACCTCGGGGGAAACTGAAGGGTGGATGTGAGGCTTTAACAAAAGAACACAGTCCCACCTTGGGTCGGGGGGACGGCAACAACACGGAGAGAAGACTGTTAGTTCTGAACAACAATCCCGGCTCCTGAAGAGGTTAGCTTCGATGCTGCAAGAGGCTAGCATCCGTTATATCAGAAGTGGAGAGTATTTCTATAACGGCAATGAAGGCTTTTCTCAAAGAGTTCGCTTGACAGCTTGAAAGTTTGCAAACACTTCACAATGACGGCTCCTCAAGAACAAGTCAACGGTTGCGATCGTTATTTCCAGTAAGTGCACAACAGCCACGTTTGATTTGAAACAACGTGACGCTGGTGAAATTCAGGCACTACGCAAGCAAGTACATAATGGACAAAGTGAACTACATGGAAGTTAACGGGAGTATCCGAATTGAGACGCAGCAATAGAGGCAAGATGTTTTGTCAAATGTTGACCATCCTCTGAGAATCAACACATTACATGTAAAGCAAAAGGATCTAAAAAGGTACTCACCATCTCTAGCAGTACTGGGCGGACTTGATGGCAGCGTTCGGTCCATCTTGAGAAGTTCTTTGCTCActtcctccagctgtgatgCATTCTTTGAGAGCACGTAACACTCCTGGCTGCTCCTTCCCAACAGCTTGGCCACTTGATCCACTTCGACTTCACTGAGGCTCATAAGCTGCCAGCAGCTGGCAATTTGCTCTCTTAAAGACGAGGACAGAAGTGCATCAGGGTTTTTAACTCCGCATTCCATTGCGCACCTTCGGAAACAATCTAACCCTCTGATGAAGGAAGGACCTTCAGTCCGTGCGAACAGGTAGGGGTTAGATTTCGACACACCCGCTTGTTCTCGGTTTTCAATGAGCAAGTCGATTGACAAAACCATCCTTTCTGTGAGCAGGACCAGCATGTTCCTCCCATACTGACCCTCAAGCTCTAACCTGGTGAAACTGCTACCAAGGTCCAGCTCCAATGTTGTGCATTTCCTTACTTGATCTGCCGAGGGCACAAATGTTCCCCTGCTCTTCTTGCTAATGTAAGTTTGCAAGAGCATTCTCCCAATATTTCCTACCCGGCCTCTGTtgaacagacacacatctgCCAGAGTGGCTTCGCTGAGCTTTTTCCACGTTGACAAATTCGGACTTTCTTTCAACTCCTTCCtggcttcctcttcttcccccgTGATGAACCTGTGGAGTTTGATCAAATCTTCTGTCACGGTTGATTTGTCTACTTCCACTTTCTTGACTTCTTGCTTTAGCGATAATGCGAGAGCCTTGCGAGAAAAACACTGGCTCCACTTTGTATCGAGAAGTTGTATGAACTTTTTCACTTGACTCTCAGTTTCACTGTCCTCCGTCATGCGACTTTCCCCGAAAGCTATTTCCGCAGCTCGCTTCAAAGAGTAGCCGATCTTTGAGACAAGGGAAACGGTTTTAAACTTACTGGAACTGGGGTCAAAGCCACTCGCTTTTTTGGCCCCTTCAACGGCTAATTCAAACCTGGATGGCATACATACTTCATGCAGGTACTTCACGCTCTGGTCGAGCTCATTGACAGCGGCCACAAATCGACCCAGTTCCCTCATCTTTTGTGCGATATAAGCAAACTGAGACTTGTCATGGTAATACTTAGCGGACAACGCATTGCCAAATTTACAAATAAGTGGGTCATTTCTGATATGCCGCGAGATGTCGTCTTGATGCATGATGTGAATGATTTCCTTGCAGCCTCCAGTTAAGAACTCGGACATTGGAAGCAGCTGGGAGGCAGCACTgtggacacttttttttc from Cyclopterus lumpus isolate fCycLum1 chromosome 21, fCycLum1.pri, whole genome shotgun sequence encodes:
- the mphosph8 gene encoding M-phase phosphoprotein 8 isoform X2, which encodes MHPLKQACTIGETRSFEGERSLIEERSSRDALRLTSNLDSARNDEGAPRVKEKVPQDLDGEKMPRFPASINTEQVTVREHEKIQKVGMDMTESKNTARDSATQQEDQEMKDQKLAQEDEMSDDTNRGLLSKMRLNFGCSNLTGNAGWMPMRANGKTQQRGVANKQKSHQEASDSSDEAEDAVAGQSDGTGQVLSESGITEIPETLLRPRRKAVERKQPTRSSLRTCKKVHEMRPGKARNEKKDTCKKHFCLYCKMAFSQIAKHLERTHAEEIDVAHALHFPKGSKVRQIMLDQIRNNGDYEHNCQVLKSGEGEIVTKKQVKNSSISVRDFLPCQHCFAFYRKTDLWRHERSCKARKGDQKSSERKKSVHSAASQLLPMSEFLTGGCKEIIHIMHQDDISRHIRNDPLICKFGNALSAKYYHDKSQFAYIAQKMRELGRFVAAVNELDQSVKYLHEVCMPSRFELAVEGAKKASGFDPSSSKFKTVSLVSKIGYSLKRAAEIAFGESRMTEDSETESQVKKFIQLLDTKWSQCFSRKALALSLKQEVKKVEVDKSTVTEDLIKLHRFITGEEEEARKELKESPNLSTWKKLSEATLADVCLFNRGRVGNIGRMLLQTYISKKSRGTFVPSADQVRKCTTLELDLGSSFTRLELEGQYGRNMLVLLTERMVLSIDLLIENREQAGVSKSNPYLFARTEGPSFIRGLDCFRRCAMECGVKNPDALLSSSLREQIASCWQLMSLSEVEVDQVAKLLGRSSQECYVLSKNASQLEEVSKELLKMDRTLPSSPPSTARDGAVQKPALKRRPWNESEQAAVKRYLSEFFTEMKVPGKKECNSCIAAEPDLGGRSWTDVKNYVHNTLQTMRRRNNQHKSEGNVNESPEAGVQSMEKDLEDSSVVCSLTTVNPDHLRESPNCCMTLAPTNYVQELTSTYATLCSTSADMIHASQPLISTFTPLNATDTQVVPTFTPHNTTNALMPPPYTSDNMIMQLSSYSQNTTSMQPSSVYAPQDTMGTPLIPNFTTFTAPSTSMVPTFTTLSTSAPIIPPYSPLNDRSGPIVSSFTPLNHSSAPVYPTGLPPRTAQVVPTIHRPGVPDRTPLAQESMSAEGKQVGPAIKPQKRNKRLWSKEEQAAVRRQLGDFCKLVKVPGKKDCDACLAAEPVLNTRTWREVKYFVHNTIQSLKRRGLVVASKQSVIPEPETHNTPNMEWDGPVYLSL